A genomic segment from uncultured Marinifilum sp. encodes:
- a CDS encoding ribose-phosphate pyrophosphokinase — protein MKAPIKIFAGSNSEHLAGKIAEAAGLSVGESSIVRFSDGEFETCYEETVRGCHVFIVQSTYPPTDNLMELLLMIDAAKRASAYKVCAVIPYFGFARQDRKDRPRVAIGAKLVANLLMAAGVDRVMTMDLHADQIQGFFDIPVDHLYGSSVLLPYLESLNLENLVIASPDMGGSKRANAYSKYLNAGLAICHKSREKANVVGEMTAIGEVRDKNVVIIDDMIDTAGTITKAADMLKEKGAKSVRAIASHAVLSGPAYERIEASALEEVVFTNSIPLKKEAIKITELTIADIFAKTIMNVYNCESISSNFIL, from the coding sequence ATGAAAGCCCCGATTAAAATCTTTGCCGGTTCAAACAGCGAGCATTTGGCAGGTAAAATTGCAGAAGCTGCAGGATTAAGTGTTGGAGAGTCGAGCATTGTTAGATTTAGCGACGGAGAATTTGAAACCTGTTACGAGGAAACAGTTCGTGGATGTCACGTTTTTATTGTTCAGTCAACTTACCCACCAACGGATAATTTGATGGAATTGTTATTAATGATTGATGCTGCCAAAAGAGCTTCGGCTTATAAAGTTTGTGCAGTAATCCCTTATTTCGGTTTTGCCCGTCAGGACAGAAAAGATCGACCAAGAGTTGCCATTGGTGCAAAATTGGTTGCTAATCTTTTAATGGCTGCAGGTGTCGATCGTGTTATGACTATGGATTTACATGCTGATCAAATTCAGGGATTCTTTGATATTCCTGTAGATCACCTTTATGGCTCATCTGTTCTTCTTCCATATTTGGAAAGTTTGAATTTAGAAAATCTGGTTATTGCTTCACCAGATATGGGAGGAAGTAAAAGAGCTAATGCCTATTCAAAATATTTAAATGCAGGACTTGCTATTTGTCACAAATCGAGAGAAAAAGCTAATGTTGTTGGAGAAATGACAGCTATTGGAGAAGTTCGTGATAAAAATGTGGTTATCATTGATGATATGATTGACACTGCAGGAACAATTACCAAAGCAGCCGATATGCTAAAAGAAAAAGGAGCTAAAAGTGTACGAGCAATTGCATCGCACGCAGTTCTATCTGGTCCTGCTTACGAAAGAATTGAAGCATCTGCACTCGAGGAAGTGGTTTTCACAAACTCGATTCCTTTGAAAAAAGAAGCTATAAAGATTACTGAATTAACTATAGCAGATATTTTTGCTAAAACAATTATGAATGTTTACAATTGCGAATCAATTAGTTCCAATTTCATTTTATAA
- a CDS encoding pyridoxine 5'-phosphate synthase, producing the protein MTRLSVNINKIATLRNARGGNTPNVCEAAINCERFGAEGITVHPRPDERHIRYQDVKDLNPLVTTEFNIEGYPSSDFIDLVLKTKPDQVTLVPDPPEAITSNAGWDTVKNKDLLIEIISKFKAEGIRTSIFVDTNLANIEGALATGTDRVELYTEPYAANYAVNKQEAIRPFVIAAKKASDLGLKINAGHDLSLENLNYFYKNIPNLAEVSIGHALISDALYYGLENTIQMYRKCLK; encoded by the coding sequence ATGACTAGACTTAGTGTAAATATAAACAAAATTGCGACATTAAGAAATGCTCGCGGAGGTAATACTCCTAATGTTTGCGAAGCAGCAATAAACTGTGAAAGATTTGGTGCAGAAGGAATTACTGTGCATCCTCGACCAGATGAAAGACATATTCGTTATCAGGATGTTAAAGATTTAAACCCTTTGGTAACTACCGAATTTAACATTGAAGGTTATCCTTCGAGTGATTTTATAGATTTAGTTTTAAAAACCAAGCCCGATCAAGTAACACTTGTACCTGATCCACCTGAAGCCATTACTTCAAATGCAGGATGGGATACTGTAAAAAACAAGGATCTATTAATCGAAATTATTTCAAAATTTAAGGCCGAAGGTATTCGCACATCAATATTTGTAGATACCAACCTGGCCAATATTGAAGGAGCCTTGGCTACTGGGACCGATAGAGTTGAATTGTACACAGAACCTTATGCGGCAAATTATGCAGTTAACAAACAGGAAGCAATACGTCCTTTTGTCATTGCTGCTAAAAAAGCAAGTGACTTGGGTTTAAAAATTAATGCAGGCCACGATTTAAGCTTGGAAAATCTAAACTATTTTTACAAAAATATTCCAAATTTAGCCGAAGTATCAATTGGTCATGCTTTAATTTCCGATGCTTTGTATTACGGACTTGAAAATACAATACAGATGTATCGAAAATGTTTAAAATAG
- a CDS encoding alpha/beta fold hydrolase, which translates to MKLNYRKFGEGHPIIIAHGLYGSSDNWVSIAKDLAKNFEVFLIDQRNHGASPHSNSHTYQDLKEDLLEFMNDHRIEKATLLGHSMGGKTVMFFAAEYPERISNLLIADIAPKNYSKISNASIQSIDHKNIVSAMLNFKFDNFKSRSEIDQKLSENIQSERVRQFLLKNLKRDAEKIFSWKLNIKTISKFLPQIMDGMNKNDFTHGKGIRGFPVLFMRGANSNYITDDDTNLIRTIFPYAEITTIPNAGHWLHAEQPKLLVKTIEYFVLD; encoded by the coding sequence ATGAAATTAAATTACAGAAAATTTGGAGAAGGACATCCAATTATAATTGCACATGGCTTATATGGCTCGTCGGATAATTGGGTAAGTATTGCTAAAGATCTTGCCAAAAATTTTGAGGTATTTTTAATTGACCAAAGAAACCATGGAGCTTCTCCTCACTCAAATTCTCATACCTATCAGGACCTAAAAGAAGATTTGCTGGAATTTATGAACGACCATCGCATTGAAAAAGCAACACTTTTAGGGCATTCGATGGGAGGAAAAACAGTTATGTTTTTTGCGGCCGAGTATCCCGAAAGAATTAGCAATTTATTGATAGCTGATATCGCTCCAAAAAACTACTCGAAAATTTCAAATGCATCAATTCAAAGTATCGACCATAAAAATATTGTTTCGGCAATGTTGAATTTTAAGTTTGACAACTTTAAATCGAGAAGCGAAATAGATCAAAAACTATCTGAAAACATTCAGAGCGAACGAGTACGCCAGTTTCTTCTTAAAAATTTAAAAAGAGATGCTGAAAAAATTTTTAGCTGGAAACTAAATATTAAAACCATAAGCAAATTCCTTCCGCAAATAATGGATGGAATGAACAAAAATGATTTTACACATGGAAAAGGAATAAGAGGTTTTCCTGTTCTTTTTATGCGAGGAGCCAACTCAAATTACATTACTGATGATGATACCAATTTAATTCGAACCATATTCCCCTATGCCGAAATTACTACCATCCCTAATGCTGGCCATTGGCTACATGCCGAACAACCCAAGCTACTGGTAAAAACCATAGAATATTTCGTGCTTGATTAA
- a CDS encoding type I phosphomannose isomerase catalytic subunit — MSLYPLKFQPILKDKIWGGNKLKTVLNKDFSPLPNAGESWEISGVEGDVSVVSNGKLSGNNLEELIEVYMGDLVGDHVYENFGMEFPLLIKFIDANDVLSIQVHPDDEMSKERHNAYGKTEMWYVIEADKGSELIVGFNQEIDKEKYIAKLNEGKLEEILNNEPVQKGSCFYIPAGRVHAIGKGILLAEIQQTSDVTYRMYDWNRTDDKGNPRELHTELALDAIDYSFEKKYKTDYETEINKSSELVRCPYFTTNILEFDKAIETNYHDLDSFVIYMCMEGQFVIETEGAEKTIVNKGETVLIPASIDTVTLCPDEKTKILEVYIK; from the coding sequence ATGAGTTTGTATCCGTTAAAATTTCAACCTATCCTAAAAGATAAAATTTGGGGTGGTAACAAATTAAAAACAGTTTTGAACAAAGATTTTTCGCCACTGCCAAATGCTGGTGAAAGTTGGGAAATTTCTGGAGTAGAAGGAGATGTTTCGGTTGTTAGCAACGGTAAACTTTCAGGCAATAACCTTGAAGAACTTATTGAAGTTTACATGGGCGATCTTGTTGGAGATCATGTTTACGAAAATTTTGGAATGGAATTTCCATTACTAATAAAGTTTATCGATGCCAATGATGTTCTTTCTATTCAGGTTCACCCCGACGATGAAATGTCTAAAGAAAGACACAATGCATACGGAAAAACCGAAATGTGGTATGTGATTGAAGCTGATAAGGGATCGGAATTAATTGTAGGTTTTAATCAGGAAATTGATAAGGAAAAATATATTGCCAAATTAAACGAAGGCAAACTGGAGGAAATCCTAAACAATGAACCTGTGCAAAAAGGAAGCTGTTTCTATATTCCTGCAGGAAGAGTTCATGCCATTGGAAAAGGAATTTTACTAGCTGAAATTCAACAAACATCAGACGTTACCTATCGAATGTATGATTGGAACAGAACCGACGACAAAGGAAATCCTCGTGAGCTACATACCGAACTTGCACTTGATGCAATTGATTACAGCTTTGAGAAAAAATACAAAACCGATTACGAAACAGAAATTAATAAGTCTTCCGAATTGGTTCGTTGTCCGTATTTTACTACAAACATATTAGAATTCGACAAAGCTATCGAAACAAACTATCATGACTTAGATTCCTTTGTAATTTACATGTGTATGGAAGGACAGTTTGTAATTGAAACCGAAGGAGCAGAAAAAACAATAGTAAACAAAGGTGAAACAGTTTTAATTCCTGCTTCGATAGATACAGTCACACTTTGTCCCGATGAAAAAACAAAGATTTTAGAAGTTTACATTAAGTAG
- the udk gene encoding uridine kinase, producing MLIIGIAGGTGSGKTTVVRKIIERLPQGEVAVLPQDSYYRDNSHLPLEERQEMNFDHPNSVEFELLVKHLKQLKEGKAINQPIYSYLTCLRSEETIKVEPKEVVIVEGILALTQCDLRDLMDIKVFVDCDADDRLNRVIKRDIVERGRSVNKVLDRYEKTVKPMHLQFIEPTKRYADIIVPQGGNNIVAIDILTHYIKKNLRVEI from the coding sequence ATGTTGATTATTGGAATTGCCGGAGGAACCGGTTCCGGGAAAACTACAGTAGTTAGAAAAATAATTGAGAGACTACCGCAAGGAGAAGTTGCCGTTTTGCCACAGGATTCCTACTATCGCGATAATTCACACCTTCCTTTGGAAGAAAGACAGGAGATGAATTTTGATCATCCAAATTCTGTAGAGTTTGAGCTTTTAGTAAAGCATTTAAAGCAACTGAAGGAAGGGAAAGCCATTAATCAACCAATTTATTCATATTTAACTTGTTTGCGCTCCGAAGAAACCATAAAAGTTGAGCCAAAAGAAGTAGTTATTGTTGAGGGTATTTTGGCACTTACACAATGCGATTTACGCGATTTAATGGATATTAAAGTTTTTGTTGATTGTGATGCCGATGATAGGCTAAATAGAGTGATAAAAAGAGATATTGTAGAAAGAGGAAGATCTGTAAATAAAGTTTTGGATCGTTATGAAAAAACGGTAAAACCTATGCATTTGCAGTTTATAGAACCTACAAAGCGTTATGCTGATATTATAGTTCCACAGGGTGGTAATAATATTGTTGCTATTGATATTCTAACTCATTATATCAAGAAAAATTTAAGAGTAGAAATTTAA
- the yihA gene encoding ribosome biogenesis GTP-binding protein YihA/YsxC, which yields MNITTAEFMMSNSDIKKCPKPDKPEFAFIGRSNVGKSSLINMLTKHKNLAKTSAKPGKTQLVNHFLINKEWFLVDLPGYGFAKVAKSTRQRFSKLIFNYIESRPNLINLFVLVDSRHEPQAKDTEFMEWLGINGIAFSIIFTKADKLTKRKLSENLKVYEKKMLQSWEEMPPYIVSSSSSELGKDEILAYIDESIKMAQE from the coding sequence ATGAATATTACTACAGCCGAATTTATGATGTCCAACTCGGACATAAAAAAATGTCCTAAGCCCGATAAGCCTGAGTTTGCTTTTATTGGGCGATCGAACGTCGGAAAATCATCCTTAATTAACATGCTTACCAAGCATAAAAATTTGGCTAAAACTTCTGCTAAACCAGGAAAAACTCAATTGGTAAATCATTTTCTTATTAATAAAGAATGGTTTTTAGTCGACCTACCTGGCTATGGATTTGCAAAAGTGGCAAAATCAACACGTCAACGATTTTCAAAATTAATTTTTAATTATATAGAAAGCCGACCTAACTTAATTAATCTTTTTGTTTTAGTAGATTCGAGACACGAACCTCAGGCAAAAGATACTGAGTTTATGGAATGGTTGGGAATTAATGGCATTGCATTTTCTATTATATTTACCAAAGCCGATAAACTTACCAAACGTAAATTATCAGAAAATTTAAAGGTCTACGAAAAAAAAATGCTGCAATCATGGGAAGAAATGCCTCCATATATTGTTAGCTCTTCATCATCGGAACTAGGAAAAGATGAAATACTAGCTTATATCGATGAAAGTATAAAAATGGCACAAGAATAA
- a CDS encoding 3'-5' exonuclease, giving the protein MLDKIKAESLLFIDIETVSGNHSFETLSPKLQELWEKKSNYFRKDNESAADVYQRAGIYAEFGKIVCISTGMIVQKDGVRKFVAKSFFGDDEKKLLEDFSEMLNRFCEKPNRNLCGHNGKEFDFPYIARRILINGLKLPEVLDVAGKKPWEVQFVDTMELWKFGDYKHYTSLALLCEVFNIPTPKDDIDGSMVGEVYWKERDIERIAIYCEKDILATAQLFLRYQGQELISVENFERILL; this is encoded by the coding sequence ATGCTGGATAAAATTAAAGCGGAGAGTTTACTGTTTATAGATATTGAAACCGTTTCTGGAAATCATTCATTTGAAACATTATCTCCAAAATTACAAGAGCTTTGGGAGAAAAAATCGAACTATTTTAGAAAAGACAATGAAAGTGCTGCCGATGTATATCAAAGGGCAGGTATTTATGCCGAATTTGGTAAAATTGTTTGCATCTCTACGGGAATGATTGTTCAGAAAGATGGTGTTAGAAAGTTTGTTGCAAAATCGTTTTTTGGTGATGATGAAAAAAAGTTACTTGAAGATTTTTCTGAAATGTTAAATCGTTTTTGTGAAAAACCGAACAGAAATTTGTGTGGGCATAATGGAAAGGAATTTGATTTTCCTTATATCGCTAGGCGAATATTAATTAATGGTTTAAAATTACCTGAAGTACTAGATGTTGCAGGCAAAAAGCCCTGGGAAGTTCAGTTTGTTGATACAATGGAATTATGGAAATTTGGAGATTATAAACACTATACCTCCTTGGCTTTATTGTGCGAAGTTTTTAATATTCCAACTCCAAAAGATGATATTGATGGTTCTATGGTTGGAGAAGTTTATTGGAAAGAACGGGATATTGAGCGAATAGCTATTTACTGCGAAAAAGATATATTAGCCACCGCTCAACTTTTTTTACGATATCAGGGACAAGAGTTAATTTCAGTAGAAAATTTTGAAAGAATATTATTGTAA
- a CDS encoding 50S ribosomal protein L25/general stress protein Ctc, which produces MKTLELKGSLRTDLGKKATKALRKEEMVPCELYGGGENTHFAISEKDINKLLYTPETFIVKFDIEGKEFTAVMREVQFHATTDKAIHADFFQVFEDKAFEVEIPIKVEGFAKGVQAGGKLAVNLRKLKVKALMKDLPEFLPIDVTELGLSKSIQIKELVFENLELLNAKNAVVVQVKLTRAARAAAMSTTEE; this is translated from the coding sequence ATGAAAACTTTAGAATTAAAAGGTTCTTTAAGAACTGACCTAGGGAAAAAAGCTACTAAAGCTTTACGTAAAGAAGAAATGGTTCCTTGTGAATTGTATGGTGGTGGTGAAAACACTCACTTTGCAATTAGCGAAAAAGACATTAACAAATTGCTTTATACTCCTGAAACTTTCATCGTAAAATTCGATATCGAAGGTAAAGAGTTTACTGCTGTAATGAGAGAAGTTCAATTTCACGCTACTACCGACAAAGCTATTCACGCCGACTTTTTCCAAGTATTCGAAGACAAAGCTTTCGAAGTTGAGATTCCAATTAAAGTTGAAGGATTCGCAAAAGGTGTTCAGGCTGGTGGTAAATTAGCTGTAAACCTTAGAAAACTTAAAGTTAAAGCTTTAATGAAAGATCTTCCTGAATTCTTGCCTATCGATGTTACAGAACTAGGACTTAGTAAAAGTATTCAGATTAAAGAACTTGTTTTCGAAAATCTTGAACTACTTAATGCTAAAAATGCCGTTGTTGTACAAGTTAAGCTTACAAGAGCTGCTCGTGCTGCTGCTATGTCTACTACAGAAGAGTAA
- a CDS encoding Dabb family protein — protein sequence MIKHIAMFKFKAFGSDEEKKNYHNKLTEAFDGLDKIIPEIKFLQIGFDELNTDASYDFVVNVNIESLEDLSVYANHPEHVKAVTVIKEMAIDRKVIDYEF from the coding sequence ATGATTAAGCACATAGCAATGTTTAAATTCAAGGCTTTTGGGTCGGATGAAGAAAAGAAAAACTATCACAACAAATTAACTGAAGCATTTGACGGATTAGATAAAATAATTCCGGAAATAAAATTCTTACAAATTGGATTTGATGAATTAAACACCGATGCTTCCTACGATTTTGTTGTTAATGTTAACATTGAAAGTCTGGAAGATTTATCGGTATATGCCAATCATCCCGAACATGTAAAAGCTGTTACGGTAATTAAAGAAATGGCGATAGATCGTAAAGTTATCGATTACGAATTTTAA